In Alloyangia pacifica, the following proteins share a genomic window:
- a CDS encoding phosphoadenylyl-sulfate reductase produces the protein MTLQLPPNTPETGAKALLPDELAELRARVDALNARYRHHGATAVLEGALRDPEAGRIAMVSSFGAESVALLHLVAVVDRTTPVLFIDTRLLFAETLEYQLEISERLRLSDVRVIRTDEALLQSRDPYGALRFSDKDACCALRKTLPLEQALGGFDGWITGRKRYQSKTRAGLEFFELEEETGRIKVNPMAHWAPEDIGAYMDENRLPRHPLVAQGYPSIGCAPCTSKVAPGEDPRAGRWRGEDKVECGIHFINGQAVREGQSQ, from the coding sequence ATGACCCTGCAGCTTCCTCCCAACACGCCCGAAACAGGCGCCAAGGCTCTGCTGCCCGATGAGCTGGCAGAGCTGCGCGCCCGGGTCGACGCGCTCAACGCGCGCTACCGGCACCACGGCGCGACCGCGGTGCTGGAGGGGGCCCTGCGCGATCCAGAGGCGGGGCGCATCGCCATGGTCTCGTCCTTCGGGGCGGAATCGGTGGCGCTGCTGCACCTCGTGGCGGTGGTGGATCGCACCACTCCGGTGCTGTTCATCGACACGCGGCTGCTGTTCGCCGAGACGCTGGAGTACCAGCTCGAGATCTCCGAACGGCTGCGGCTGTCGGACGTGCGGGTGATCCGCACCGACGAGGCGCTGCTGCAGTCCCGCGACCCCTACGGCGCGCTGCGCTTTTCGGACAAGGACGCCTGCTGCGCCCTGCGCAAGACCTTGCCGCTCGAGCAGGCGCTCGGCGGGTTCGACGGCTGGATCACCGGGCGCAAGCGCTACCAGTCGAAGACCCGCGCAGGCCTCGAGTTCTTCGAGCTCGAAGAGGAAACCGGGCGCATCAAGGTGAACCCGATGGCGCATTGGGCGCCCGAGGACATCGGCGCCTACATGGACGAGAACCGCCTGCCCCGGCACCCGCTGGTGGCGCAGGGCTACCCCTCGATCGGCTGCGCGCCCTGCACCAGCAAGGTCGCGCCCGGAGAGGACCCCCGCGCCGGACGCTGGCGCGGCGAAGACAAGGTTGAATGCGGCATCCATTTCATCAATGGCCAGGCCGTGAGAGAAGGACAGAGCCAATGA
- a CDS encoding DUF934 domain-containing protein: MTVIVTDEGFGPDTWEAQDAPVLDLPSDTDPAALEVPHNTTHVRIAFPSFADGRGFTLARLLRLRGFTGTLRAAGHVISDQYAMARRSGFDEVEISDELAARQPEGEWKFRADWQKHDYQSRVRG; encoded by the coding sequence ATGACCGTCATCGTGACCGACGAGGGCTTCGGCCCCGACACCTGGGAAGCTCAGGACGCCCCCGTGCTGGACCTGCCCTCCGACACCGACCCCGCGGCGCTGGAAGTGCCGCACAACACCACGCATGTGCGCATTGCCTTCCCGAGCTTCGCCGATGGGCGCGGCTTCACGCTGGCACGCCTGCTGCGCCTGCGCGGCTTCACAGGCACGCTGCGCGCCGCCGGTCACGTGATCTCGGACCAATACGCCATGGCCCGCCGTTCGGGCTTCGACGAGGTCGAGATCTCGGACGAGCTGGCCGCCCGCCAGCCAGAGGGCGAGTGGAAATTCCGCGCGGACTGGCAAAAGCACGACTACCAGTCGCGGGTGCGCGGCTAA
- a CDS encoding ferredoxin--NADP reductase, with protein MTELKPVNEATAAKADAPKKMVLPDAQSVTFVKHWTDRLFSFRVTRPASLRFRSGEFVMIGLMGDPDPKTGKQKPLLRAYSIASPSWDEELEFYSIKVQDGPLTSKLQHIQVGDEVILRPKPVGTLVHDALLPGKRIWFFATGTGFAPFASLLREPQTYEDYDEVIITHTCREAGELEYGAALIESLKTDELLNELIGEGFWKKIKYYPTTTREESPKMGRITDLMRSGEAFADLGVAPLNPETDRAMICGNLAFNLELKQMLEDYGLEEGANSDPKHYVVEKAFLD; from the coding sequence ATGACAGAGTTGAAACCCGTGAACGAAGCCACCGCAGCGAAAGCCGATGCGCCGAAGAAGATGGTGCTTCCCGACGCCCAGAGTGTCACCTTCGTGAAGCACTGGACCGACCGGCTTTTCTCTTTCCGCGTCACCCGCCCTGCCAGCCTGCGCTTCCGTTCGGGCGAGTTCGTGATGATCGGCCTGATGGGCGATCCCGATCCGAAGACCGGCAAGCAGAAGCCGCTGCTGCGCGCATATTCCATCGCCTCGCCTTCCTGGGACGAGGAGCTGGAATTCTACTCGATCAAGGTGCAGGACGGCCCGCTCACCTCGAAACTGCAGCATATCCAAGTGGGCGACGAAGTCATCCTCCGCCCCAAGCCCGTCGGCACGCTGGTGCATGACGCGCTGCTGCCCGGCAAGCGCATCTGGTTCTTTGCCACCGGCACCGGCTTTGCGCCCTTCGCCTCGCTGCTGCGCGAGCCGCAGACCTACGAGGATTACGACGAGGTCATCATCACCCACACCTGCCGCGAGGCGGGCGAGCTGGAATACGGGGCCGCGCTGATCGAGAGCCTGAAGACCGACGAGCTGCTGAACGAGCTGATCGGCGAAGGCTTCTGGAAGAAGATCAAGTACTATCCGACGACCACCCGCGAAGAGAGCCCGAAGATGGGCCGCATCACCGACCTGATGCGCTCGGGCGAGGCCTTTGCCGATCTTGGCGTGGCGCCGCTGAACCCCGAGACCGACCGTGCGATGATCTGCGGCAACCTCGCCTTCAACCTCGAGCTGAAGCAGATGTTAGAGGACTATGGCCTCGAAGAGGGCGCCAACTCGGACCCCAAGCATTACGTGGTGGAGAAGGCCTTCCTCGACTGA
- the infC gene encoding translation initiation factor IF-3 encodes MSGLRPDFPSVSANCRLKHPSRSTILRAYETRQQRTKTIARRPHNAPPTRDTGPRVNDRIRAPEIRLIGAEGENLGVQTPARALEMAEEAGLDLVEISPNAKPPVCKIMDFGKFKYEQQKRESDARKKQKTIEVKEVKFRPGTDTHDYDVKMRNVLKFLEGGDKVKITLRFRGREMAHQNLGRELLERVAEDVKEVGKVENMPKMEGRQMVMMIGPAAK; translated from the coding sequence ATGAGCGGGTTGAGGCCCGACTTCCCCTCTGTTTCGGCCAATTGCCGCTTGAAACACCCGTCCCGCAGCACTATTTTGCGCGCCTACGAGACACGGCAACAAAGGACGAAAACCATAGCTCGCAGACCTCACAACGCGCCCCCGACGCGCGACACCGGCCCCCGCGTAAACGACCGCATCCGGGCTCCCGAAATCCGCCTGATCGGCGCCGAGGGTGAAAACCTGGGCGTGCAGACCCCTGCGCGCGCGCTGGAGATGGCCGAGGAAGCCGGTCTCGACCTGGTCGAGATCTCGCCCAACGCCAAGCCGCCCGTCTGCAAGATCATGGACTTCGGCAAGTTCAAGTACGAACAGCAGAAGCGTGAGAGCGATGCGCGCAAGAAGCAGAAGACCATCGAGGTCAAGGAAGTGAAATTCCGCCCCGGCACCGACACGCATGACTATGACGTCAAGATGCGCAACGTGCTGAAGTTCCTCGAAGGCGGTGACAAGGTGAAGATCACCCTGCGCTTCCGCGGCCGCGAGATGGCGCACCAGAACCTTGGCCGTGAACTGCTCGAGCGCGTGGCGGAAGACGTCAAGGAAGTGGGCAAGGTCGAGAACATGCCCAAGATGGAAGGCCGCCAGATGGTCATGATGATCGGTCCGGCTGCCAAGTAA
- a CDS encoding molybdopterin-binding protein, translated as MKFGPVALAEAEGAILAHSVALTGGKLKKGHMLTAADLGRMREAGLSEVIVARLEPGDVAEDTAARRLAEALLPDPATAQLRIGPATTGRVNLHALGPGVLEVDAARIDAVNAVHPMITVATLRPWQRCAPRAMVATVKIISYAVPEAALAAACAAARGGALRLHGPVAKSATLIETEVGGDPGDKGRRATRARLERFGTALGPRVLVPHRTDPLAQALREAPGDILLILTGSATSDLHDVAPEALRAAGGEVSHFGMPVDPGNLLFFGRLGARPVVGLPGCARSPAINGADWVLERLICGQTVTPGDIAAMGVGGLLKEPPSRPRPREA; from the coding sequence ATGAAATTCGGCCCCGTGGCGCTGGCCGAGGCCGAGGGCGCGATACTGGCGCATTCCGTCGCGCTGACCGGCGGGAAGCTGAAGAAGGGGCACATGCTGACAGCGGCGGACCTCGGCAGGATGCGCGAGGCTGGGCTTTCCGAGGTGATCGTCGCGCGGCTCGAGCCCGGGGACGTGGCCGAGGACACGGCGGCGCGGCGGCTCGCCGAGGCGCTGCTGCCCGATCCAGCGACCGCTCAGCTGCGCATCGGCCCGGCAACAACGGGGCGGGTCAACCTGCACGCGCTCGGTCCCGGCGTGCTCGAGGTTGATGCCGCGCGGATCGATGCGGTCAACGCGGTGCACCCGATGATCACGGTCGCGACCCTGCGCCCGTGGCAGCGCTGCGCGCCGCGGGCGATGGTGGCGACGGTAAAGATCATCTCCTACGCCGTGCCCGAGGCTGCGCTTGCGGCCGCCTGCGCCGCCGCCCGGGGCGGGGCGCTGCGCCTGCACGGGCCGGTGGCCAAGTCCGCCACGCTGATCGAGACCGAGGTGGGCGGCGATCCCGGCGACAAGGGCCGCCGCGCCACCCGGGCGCGGCTCGAGCGCTTCGGCACTGCGCTCGGCCCGCGGGTTCTTGTGCCGCACCGGACCGATCCACTGGCACAGGCGCTTCGCGAAGCGCCGGGTGACATCCTTCTGATCCTGACCGGCTCGGCGACCTCCGACCTGCACGACGTCGCGCCCGAGGCGCTGCGCGCGGCAGGGGGGGAGGTCAGCCATTTCGGCATGCCCGTCGATCCCGGCAACCTGCTCTTCTTCGGCCGCCTCGGCGCGCGCCCGGTGGTGGGCCTGCCCGGCTGCGCCCGATCGCCGGCGATCAACGGAGCGGATTGGGTGCTCGAGCGGCTGATCTGCGGTCAGACCGTGACCCCCGGGGACATCGCCGCCATGGGCGTCGGCGGCCTGCTGAAAGAGCCGCCCTCCCGTCCGCGCCCGCGCGAGGCCTGA
- a CDS encoding XdhC family protein translates to MTKHTTDPKATTIQDFDAIPETALAWHREGRKAALATVIQTWGSAPRRTGAQLAISGSGEIEGSVSGGCVEGAVIVEALEALDEGKSRELEFGVSDDDAFAVGLACGGTIRVLVEPVGAALPEALLAELCEARAARTPVAYVVDLDSQQRTLAYAGHETAFRMDRSGFIEESRTFVAIHNPPLRLLVVGAVHIAQALLPMARIAGYDPVLIDPRGAFGSEARFPGETILDDWPDEAVTKLGLDTRTALVLLTHDPKLDDPAIEAALRSKVFYIGALGSTRTHAKRVTRLSEAGFTEAEIALIHGPIGLDICASGPAEIAVSILAEMTRVLRKGA, encoded by the coding sequence ATGACCAAGCACACGACAGACCCGAAGGCGACGACCATCCAGGACTTCGACGCCATCCCCGAAACCGCGCTCGCCTGGCACCGCGAGGGCCGCAAGGCCGCGCTCGCCACGGTGATCCAGACCTGGGGTTCGGCGCCGCGCCGGACCGGCGCGCAGCTTGCCATCTCCGGCAGCGGAGAGATCGAGGGGTCGGTCTCCGGTGGTTGCGTCGAGGGGGCGGTGATCGTCGAGGCGCTCGAGGCGCTCGACGAGGGCAAGTCCCGCGAGCTGGAATTCGGCGTCTCGGACGATGATGCCTTCGCCGTCGGCCTCGCCTGCGGCGGCACCATCCGCGTGCTGGTCGAGCCGGTCGGCGCGGCGCTGCCCGAGGCGCTGCTCGCCGAGCTTTGCGAGGCCCGCGCCGCCCGCACCCCCGTGGCCTATGTGGTCGACCTCGACAGCCAGCAGCGCACGCTCGCGTACGCCGGGCACGAGACGGCCTTTCGCATGGACCGTTCGGGGTTCATCGAAGAGAGCCGCACCTTCGTCGCCATCCACAATCCGCCGCTGCGGCTTCTGGTCGTCGGCGCGGTGCATATCGCGCAGGCGCTGCTGCCCATGGCGCGCATCGCCGGCTACGACCCGGTGCTGATCGACCCGCGCGGCGCCTTCGGCTCAGAGGCGCGCTTTCCCGGCGAGACGATCCTCGACGACTGGCCCGACGAGGCGGTGACGAAGCTGGGCCTCGATACCCGCACCGCTCTGGTGCTGTTGACCCACGACCCCAAGCTCGACGATCCCGCCATCGAGGCGGCGCTGCGCTCGAAGGTCTTCTATATTGGCGCGCTCGGCTCCACCCGCACCCATGCAAAGCGCGTGACGCGGCTTTCCGAGGCGGGGTTCACCGAGGCCGAAATCGCGCTCATCCACGGACCCATCGGGCTTGATATCTGTGCCTCGGGCCCCGCCGAGATCGCCGTGTCGATCCTTGCCGAGATGACCCGCGTGCTGAGGAAGGGCGCATGA